A region of Necator americanus strain Aroian chromosome I, whole genome shotgun sequence DNA encodes the following proteins:
- a CDS encoding hypothetical protein (NECATOR_CHRI.G1450.T1) gives MGGASTFAIFKDAITVWRVSSEISLASVQRFAGTRTKERLAGCCTLEMNEEGNEELPRKQMKLSPTAAEEEDNDLECIGEISGLLPMFSQSDEHQLTPPKREALTDFMAITNAEESAALSILESTAWDVNRALNFFFGNDDEDANVEEAKENLVSRNLGNSTPSGPVDLTGLEVSLVSWNIDGLDGNNLATRMKAVYKIVSNLNPDFVFLQEVVGRELPAIDRLSKLYDIYYSNKDYLYFTAILVSKSFEVESHYVIYYQNSGMGRTLQIVEGKIGEQQVFLLNTHLESMKEHSKARKEQFQLCMTKIHEIISTNPNCLLFFGGDLNIRDDEISNVPRGLADAWLAAGGDKGTQFTWDTRKNDNKQGFGARTRFDRIFWYGPLSRVKFSLAGQQRIRSCLCFPSDHWAVHCEFS, from the exons ATGGGTGGAGCCTCCACGTTCGCCATTTTCAAAGACGCCATAACCGTTTGGCGTGTATCATCAGAAATTTCATTGGCAAGTGTCCAACGTTTTGCGGGAACACGAACGAAAGAACGGCTGGCTG GCTGTTGTACATTGGAGATGAACGAAGAGGGAAATGAAGAACTTCCAAGGAAGCAAATGAAGTTGTCGCCAACGGCAGCTGAAGAGGAGGATAATGATCTGGAGTGCATCGGAGAGATCAGTGGTTTGTTGCCAATGTTCA GTCAAAGTGATGAGCACCAGCTGACTCCACCGAAACGCGAAGCTCTCACCGATTTTATGGCTATTACAAATGCAGAAGAGTCCGCTGCGTTGTCAATCCTAGAGAGTACCGCATGGGATGTCAAT AGAgctttgaatttcttctttggtAATGACGATGAAGATGCTAATGTGGAAGAGGCAAAAGAGAATTTAGTCTCGAGAAATTTGGGGAACTCCACTCCCAGTGGTCCAGTTGATCTCACA GGGCTAGAAGTATCTCTAGTGTCTTGGAATATCGATGGCCTTGATGGAAACAACCTAGCAACCCGTATGAAGGCAGTATATAAGATCGTTAGCAA CCTAAACCCGGACTTTGTCTTCCTCCAGGAAGTTGTGGGAAGGGAGCTCCCAGCCATCGATCGACTATCCAAGCTTTATGACATTTACTATTCAAACAAggattatttgtattttacagCAATACTGGTCAGCAAAAGTTTTGAAGTTGAAAG TCATTACGTTATCTACTACCAGAATTCCGGAATGGGACGAACACTGCAGATAGTTGAG GGCAAAATCGGGGAACAGCAGGTGTTTCTACTCAATACGCATTTGGAAAGCATGAAAGAGCACAGCAAAGCAAG GAAAGAACAATTCCAGTTGTGTATGACAAAGATTCACGAAATCATTTCCACTAATCCGAATTGTTTGCTCTTTTTTGGAGGTGATCTTAACATAAGAGATGATGAG ATTTCAAACGTGCCGCGAGGTTTAGCCGATGCATGGTTGGCAGCGGGTGGCGACAAAGGAACACAATTCACGTGGGACACTcgaaaaaatgacaataaaCAAGGTTTTGGCGCAAGGACCAG gtTTGATCGAATTTTTTGGTATGGGCCGCTATCTCGtgtaaaattttctcttgCTGGTCAACAAAGAATCAGAAGTTGTCTGTGTTTCCCATCAGACCATTGGGCAGTTCATTGCGAGTTCTCGTAA
- a CDS encoding hypothetical protein (NECATOR_CHRI.G1450.T2): MGGASTFAIFKDAITVWRVSSEISLASVQRFAGTRTKERLAGCCTLEMNEEGNEELPRKQMKLSPTAAEEEDNDLECIGEISGQSDEHQLTPPKREALTDFMAITNAEESAALSILESTAWDVNRALNFFFGNDDEDANVEEAKENLVSRNLGNSTPSGPVDLTGLEVSLVSWNIDGLDGNNLATRMKAVYKIVSNLNPDFVFLQEVVGRELPAIDRLSKLYDIYYSNKDYLYFTAILVSKSFEVESHYVIYYQNSGMGRTLQIVEGKIGEQQVFLLNTHLESMKEHSKARKEQFQLCMTKIHEIISTNPNCLLFFGGDLNIRDDEISNVPRGLADAWLAAGGDKGTQFTWDTRKNDNKQGFGARTRFDRIFWYGPLSRVKFSLAGQQRIRSCLCFPSDHWAVHCEFS, encoded by the exons ATGGGTGGAGCCTCCACGTTCGCCATTTTCAAAGACGCCATAACCGTTTGGCGTGTATCATCAGAAATTTCATTGGCAAGTGTCCAACGTTTTGCGGGAACACGAACGAAAGAACGGCTGGCTG GCTGTTGTACATTGGAGATGAACGAAGAGGGAAATGAAGAACTTCCAAGGAAGCAAATGAAGTTGTCGCCAACGGCAGCTGAAGAGGAGGATAATGATCTGGAGTGCATCGGAGAGATCAGTG GTCAAAGTGATGAGCACCAGCTGACTCCACCGAAACGCGAAGCTCTCACCGATTTTATGGCTATTACAAATGCAGAAGAGTCCGCTGCGTTGTCAATCCTAGAGAGTACCGCATGGGATGTCAAT AGAgctttgaatttcttctttggtAATGACGATGAAGATGCTAATGTGGAAGAGGCAAAAGAGAATTTAGTCTCGAGAAATTTGGGGAACTCCACTCCCAGTGGTCCAGTTGATCTCACA GGGCTAGAAGTATCTCTAGTGTCTTGGAATATCGATGGCCTTGATGGAAACAACCTAGCAACCCGTATGAAGGCAGTATATAAGATCGTTAGCAA CCTAAACCCGGACTTTGTCTTCCTCCAGGAAGTTGTGGGAAGGGAGCTCCCAGCCATCGATCGACTATCCAAGCTTTATGACATTTACTATTCAAACAAggattatttgtattttacagCAATACTGGTCAGCAAAAGTTTTGAAGTTGAAAG TCATTACGTTATCTACTACCAGAATTCCGGAATGGGACGAACACTGCAGATAGTTGAG GGCAAAATCGGGGAACAGCAGGTGTTTCTACTCAATACGCATTTGGAAAGCATGAAAGAGCACAGCAAAGCAAG GAAAGAACAATTCCAGTTGTGTATGACAAAGATTCACGAAATCATTTCCACTAATCCGAATTGTTTGCTCTTTTTTGGAGGTGATCTTAACATAAGAGATGATGAG ATTTCAAACGTGCCGCGAGGTTTAGCCGATGCATGGTTGGCAGCGGGTGGCGACAAAGGAACACAATTCACGTGGGACACTcgaaaaaatgacaataaaCAAGGTTTTGGCGCAAGGACCAG gtTTGATCGAATTTTTTGGTATGGGCCGCTATCTCGtgtaaaattttctcttgCTGGTCAACAAAGAATCAGAAGTTGTCTGTGTTTCCCATCAGACCATTGGGCAGTTCATTGCGAGTTCTCGTAA